ACTTGCTCCATCAAATTTAATAGGAAGTACAAGTTATGATAAGACGTTAGTCGAATTCCAAAAGTTTCTTCAGCTCGAATTAAATGATGAATGTACGCGCGACTATAGTTTTTACATACATGACAGTCACAATTCGGGTCTAGCGGACCAAAATCGCGGCTGTATTTTGCATTGCGCACAACAAGTCTGCCTTCACTCGTCATCAGTGTGCCATTACGAGCGATACGTGTCGGCAAAACACAGTCGAACATATCAATTCCACGAATTGCACCGTCAATGAGAGATCCCGGTGAACCGACACCCATCAAATAACGCGGCTTATCCTGCGGAAGAAGCGGAGTTGTAAACTCTAATACTTCATTCATGACTTCTTTTGATTCCCCTACCGATAAACCACCAATGGCATAACCAGGGAAATCCATTGAAATAAGGTCTTTGGCGCTTTGTTTACGAAGTTCTTCAAACTCCCCGCCTTGAACGATGCCAAACAATGCTTGATCATTTGGACGTCCGTGCGCCGTCAAGCAACGTTCTGCCCATCGTGACGTTCGTTCCACACTTGCTTTCATGTACTCGAATGTCGCTGGATACGGCGGGCATTCATCGAAAGCCATCATAATATCCGCACCGAGTGCATTTTGTATTTCAGTTGCCTTTTCAGGACTTAAGAAAAGCTTGCTGCCATTTAAGTGATGGCGAAAATGAACGCCTTCTTCTTCAATTGTTCTAAATTTACTCAAAGAAAACACTTGGAATCCGCCAGAATCTGTTAAAATCGGCTTGTCCCAATTCATGAATTTATGCAATCCACCGGCTTCTTTAATTATTTCGTGCCCCGGGCGTAACCATAAGTGATACGTATTGCTTAAGATGATGCCAGAGCCGATTTCCTTTAATTCCTCTGGAGACATCGTTTTCACGGTCGCTTGCGTTCCGACGGGCATAAATGTCGGTGTTTCGAAAGAGCCGTGTGGCGTATGGACAATCCCGAGACGTGCGCCGGTCTGTTTACATGTTTTTATATGTTCGTAAGTAACTGCTGGTGTCATTGATCTGAATCCTTTCTGTTTGGAGGCCTTATGAACATCGCATCTCCAAAACTGAAAAAGCGATAGTTCTCCTCAATTGCCG
This genomic window from Sporosarcina sp. Marseille-Q4063 contains:
- the tgt gene encoding tRNA guanosine(34) transglycosylase Tgt, with the protein product MTPAVTYEHIKTCKQTGARLGIVHTPHGSFETPTFMPVGTQATVKTMSPEELKEIGSGIILSNTYHLWLRPGHEIIKEAGGLHKFMNWDKPILTDSGGFQVFSLSKFRTIEEEGVHFRHHLNGSKLFLSPEKATEIQNALGADIMMAFDECPPYPATFEYMKASVERTSRWAERCLTAHGRPNDQALFGIVQGGEFEELRKQSAKDLISMDFPGYAIGGLSVGESKEVMNEVLEFTTPLLPQDKPRYLMGVGSPGSLIDGAIRGIDMFDCVLPTRIARNGTLMTSEGRLVVRNAKYSRDFGPLDPNCDCHVCKNYSRAYIHHLIRAEETFGIRLTSYHNLYFLLNLMEQVRDAIRTDSLGDFREEFFERYGFNKPNAKNF